AGATTCTCAATTTTCAAGAGAGTATAATCGTTCCGAAGTAAATGTATTCGGGACAAGAGAGACGTTAAGGATGTTCGATGGAATAATGGACGATtagaatgtataataattatgattTTTCGTCGAAGACGTCGAGTTTAGGCCTCGATTTCACTGCATCTAAACCtaagtttcttcgtttcttcttttacattggTCGTCCCCGTGTTtacgaatttgtataaaatattacacgcACGATTATCGTTCTGTTCTTGGACAAATCGTTTCAATCGGTTTCTTTCGTGATAATAAATCTATCCTCTCGATCGCTTCAGTCGAAAGTTTGCATAAAGTAGTCGCAAACGAGGGACTCGATCTTACGCGattatcgattttattttataaatgtaaaaaaatgttaatttatggATGGAATGAATTTTGTTCAGTTTCTCAACATTCTCAGTATAAATTTATCAATATCGTATTAACGCACTGGACTGGCACATATCGAGTCACGTCTGTTTGCAGACACTTTCATGCGTAATTTATCGTGATCGAGCTATTAGAACGGAGtagtagaaaatttaaaatgttattCGATCTTGAAAACTACCATTGATTTCTATTGATATTCGCTCTTACTGTTAGTACATTATACGATTGCTTGCATCCAAGTTACAAATTGGACAGTTTAGTGTGTTTGAggtaaattcatttattttaattttaaacggttaattattattattattattaatattattattattattattaatattatcattattattatttagttcGAGTCGTTTTATCGCTTTCTTTTGCcttattacattactataagCCTAAATTAAAAAACGCTTGTACATTTTGAACATTGAAAACTTTTCAAGTCCAAAGATCAAAACCTTGTtcgattttttttaaaaatggcGCAGTTTATGTTACGTATCTTTACACGAAAGGTGTTACATTCCGGGAAAAATTGATTAATGATAATAATCGTCGATAAGAtgaaattttacttattttactaTTCAAAAAATATCGAACAAAGTTTAGTCGGAAACCTTCACCAGTAAAACATCTAATCGGCTTGTGTATCTATTATTAAAAGATCGGAGACAGGTTTCTTCAGAGGGCTTAGGTAAGGTGTGATAAAATTCATCGTACACCTCTTTAAATATTACTGCGAACCATTGTACACGACTATCTAAGCAAAGTTCTttgattttacaattatttatgagAAATGGTTGTTGCGCAGAGTCGCGCAGTATAACAAATATGTATGAGTAAAAAGTGTTGAGGATATATTTTACAAAGTATCGAGTCTTATCGGGGACACATGGCAattgttaaacaatataaaaccCAATATGGCGAttctgatttttaattttcatcgaaAGCGTTGTTCGTTCGGCCAACTTTCGATTCACAgcgtatatttaatttttcgtcgAAACGACATTTAATTTAACGCGTTGATCGCCAAGGCAGTTCGAGCTGAGAGTTCATTCGAAGATAAAGTGAAAAATGTTGCTTTGGCGTGTTAGATATGCaattttagtttcatttttatatcactgtaatttaaaattttcattgcaattaACAATTTTTGTTGAATTTTCTATCAGCTTGTTAAAaccattaattttcattaatttattcgtaaaaattgtttcaaaaaGCGAATTACTTACTGGGATAGAGGTGCCACGATTATTCGATTAAATTATACCATTCAACGATAATGTCACAATTTGAAGCAGAACTGTCCCAATTCATAAAAACTATAAACATCTGAGAACTATTAATTAAATGACGAAAGGAAGCGAAGTTTTTCATCGTTAAACgattgaataattaataatcttgTGTTTTAAATCGATTTTCCCGTTTCTCTAGTTACGTCATTCGTCTGAAGTGAACTAGAATTCTATCGTAGAAACGATAAATGTCAAACATATATCGCTTATTTGTTGCAACTCGATGATACAAATGGGAGTACTCTGCCTTTTCACGTATTGTTATAGAAAGAACGATTCGTATAAAACGTATAAACTCGTTTCTCTTAAACAGCTTACATCGTTATTTTTCAATCACGTGGGTTGTTGTAACAAACGAATACAACGTAACATCCAAGGTCCTCGATTTTTATGTAACGTGTAGAAGTAACGTGGCGATAAACGCGTTAATGAAAAACTTACAGCAGTGCATGACTTCTCGATTTATAGATTATCATTTGCCTCCTTCGATTAACATTGTGACGTGCCATTATTGAAGAATTTCCTATGAATTCCCATCGAGTATACTCTCGAAGGAAAATAGGAACGGACACTCGAGAGAATCCCGTTaaattatcatattataattaaaacgaGCGTTATTCCTTCTAAATCTAACACGAACGGATAACAACGTACAAAGAAACGTTCTCATCGTACTAATTGCCTTCCGTAATCTTTGGCAATACAACTGATGCATCTTTATATCTAAAAGCGTGTTCTTGATTCTGCATAGCATTTCACGCTTTCTCGATGATCGATCCTTAGGTCGTCAACTCGAATCTCCGGTAAAATTTGAATTGCAAATAAACTTTAGGTTGTGGATACAGGGAATATTTCGGAATaatttgttttccttttcttttttgcctGTTTGTAGCGATGATGAGAGACGATGAGAGATTTTGTATGGTACGGCACAGCTATTTGAATTCAAGCGAGTAAATTCACACCATAAATCATGACAGTTAGGATCTTAGTTTTTCGGGAATGTGATCTCGTGAGCAGGTTGGTCCTTCTCCACCATCCAGACGCTTCCACTTTTGCCTGTGTTTAGAATCTGGATCAGCGCTTTAGCTACGTGCTCTGATCTGCAACATATTAGATCGTTtgatgaattttataatttttatttaaggttggtcaatatatgtatatatattcctatatattcacgtgtaaaatattcaaaatgaagTATCCGCTATAACTATTTATaggtttaataaatttctatacaGAGAGTTCCTATTCAGttctgtagtatcgtggacaaaaggcctaagatatctgccgaaccataaacaatgccgcggcatcgtcgggtacatcaatgtgtcgtcggtcttctttttaagtggatagtttcgtggaaagggcctgcgtgaccctagccacgggcgtttcgggacacgtgtctcgaacgacgggaaaagacaaagagacgctaaaggcagtgttagttgagaagccggagaagacggatgcaaaaggtgtgcagagtgtgagttgagaagcgagagcgaacgagtgtagaagccgaagagtgtgaatcgggaagtctatgagaataagacgtacgacagcattgtaatcatttcgttgcttcgaatattatttattaaatcaaaacatcattacttgtcctttcctctaagacccattaagatactacagtTCTGTTGTATAAAGATATGGAACGTGATAAAAATCTACAGTCTGTTAACGATGTTTCGAAGCGAGCATGAGATTATTCACTGAATAACTGTAAACATCtcaacatatttatttttagctAGTTAagcatttgaataaatatttgaatatctgcGCCTAGAGATAATttgcttaattaattaaatctggCTAGCTGAGACCTTTTATTAGGAATTTTCTAAATGCTAAaaacgatatttctttttattcttaaaattgcatcggtccataaatattttaattattccaatAACTTACAGAATGCGGAATGGAAACATAACTTCtgttgaaaatataaaacaacgaAGACGTAGCAGTATCCTATAAACGTTAGGGTAaaacgaaatttgaaaattaattgttactagtatattttgtatttgaaaaattgttgaaatattCCATTGAAATTTTGGGATACGGAGGAATTCCGTGgtatttttacgatcgagaTTTCAAAAATGTTACGTTCGAGCCAACTGCCAGTGTTTTCAATAGCATAGAACGCCGTTCAAAGGGATAAACGAATTGATAAGAAAGGGAAGGAAATAATTTGTTGTTATAGTTCAACGACAACTATAGTCAAATAATAAGAGCTTGTGTATAACATCGatcgtatatatatttataaaactgtaaCAGCCAATTCCGCGTAATTTCATTTTCCCGCTATACTGTAACATCTATAGATAcgtggatatatcgtaatacagagTATTAAACACAGAATAAATACACAATAAAATCAAATTAAGAATTGCTTGTgatttaatgaatttaatctaatatttgattagatattttaaacaaaataaccTGATAGTTAAAAGCTAGATGATGATATAAGAAGCTATAAGGAGATTGCGTGTCATCCTAAACGTTATCAttctatttgataaaaaatgtgaattataaaatattctattatcatGATTGGAATTATTATTACCTTTGAGGAACTGAACTGGCGACGTCACGAAGCCAAGCGTCTACGTATCGAGCCCACAGCAATTGTTTACTGACATCTCCTAATAATTTGCTATCTGTCGCGCTTGGGCATAATGCCATCACCTTCACGCCGGTTAGATCCACGTGGTATTGGTGCTATGGCAAACGACAACAATATCAAACTGATGCCCACGATTTCCAATCTTATAAGTTAGATCCAAAAATATATGatgatttttatacaaaaagtcTATATACTGGATATTTTTGAACAAGTATCTTGGAGATTTTGCTTGAAACTTTCTCCAAAAAAGGGTTTGAATTGATCGAAATAACAACATAAATACATCGATCGATTTTTATCCCTGTGATATCAAACTTTATAGATTTAGATAAAAATGAATCATGATGTtcgcgtaaaaaaaaaaaggaagtcctgaattgtaaaataaatacgatatacatgtatatgtacaatCCTATGCTTTTTGATAAATTGGATACAACGTAATTTATGACATTCGTGTACAGAAGTGCCCTAAATTAAACAAACGTAATGTCTCTCGAGGGAATCTCGTGTAATGTACATGCACATGTAGATAAGTACGTATCTATAAATATAAACTACATGTTACTAGAAGATTATTTATCTCTCGTATTTCTCcataataattttctacgttCACCTTTTTAGCTCAAGATTTATTTAACGCATAAACTACGaatgcaattttattattaatcatcGTCAAAGTTGATTTACCCCGAACGCTCTGGTGAAGTTGACGATTGCCGCCTTGGTGGCAGAGTAAATTGGAACACTCGCATAAGGGTTGATGCTGACGTTGCTTCCAATATTAACCACTATTCCACCCTGGCCACCCCTGTCCGTCCCCATAAATCGCTGAGCGAGCAAAGTTCCGCGGATCACGCCATTCTGCAATAATTTCAACAAAGACCTCGTGCAGATAAAACAGAAAAatcaggaagaaaagaaaagagcggCGAGAATGTTTAGGAAGTTGTCGAATATTAAATACTCACAACGTTGATGTCCACTTCCAGTTCCCAAAATCGATCGTTCATTATTCCAGCGTTATTAACAACGATATCGATGTGGCCGAACGTCGCGAACGTTGTTTGAAACGATTCTGCGAATTAGAATTAATACGTTAGTCTGACGTAAATTAAATAActacataaatttaattataatggaATTCTGTGAAttcaaattaatcaaatataataaatcaagTGCACACATCTGTATGTAAATTGAATGTCAACGATTATACTTTTATACatgaatattgaatattaatgaCAAATCTTACAGAGTTTAATTTCATTCAGTATAAATGCAACTTGGACTGTTAGATAATAATTGTAttcctataaataaattacatgcGTGTTGGCAGGTAGAAAATAGACATATAATTTCTACATTAATAATCGATCAATCAAATAGATCTTTCGCACTATActctgaaaatttaaattaatattgtaatagGAAAATATTAATCCTGAGTCTTTTACCTTCGAATTGCGAATAGTCTGTGACGTCGCATTGACAGAAGATCACACGGTCTTTCCCATGTTCTGTAGACAAAGTTTCTGCTAATTTTTCACCCTCTTCTGAGTTTATATCGCATATAGACAcctatatatagaaaaatataatgtctgttagaatagaatagaattttatttaataacgtttTACACGTAATGCGTGCTAAAACGAGACATTATTGTCGGTAACATGAAGTATTACTATTCCATAGAAGTCGGTCAGAAGCCAAGATAAAACTTCACTGGAGAGCGATCTAAATATACGCGAGATAATTTTTAGCATAAGGCGTCGAAACATTCATGGAACGGTATACATACTAAGTCAAGGTTACATCCTTAAGGAGGTTTCGCGAAATACAACTATAAACTCTGTTGGTTCTCCTTAGCCCTCTATTAATACGGATTTTTTATAGGCACTACGTGCTATGGGGTAAACCCATATCGCTACTTCCCTTAATGAAAACAGCACTGTAAAAATTTCATTGCTACTTCACGCCATTATGATTGAAAATACGAAGCTTCTTTCTCGATACTTTCATTTCGTATCACTTgatctctccttttctttcttttttgctgTTTAAGAATTTTTGATTTTCGGATTACGAAGTGTATCTTATATTCTTTAATCGTATTTCAGAAAAGTCGTGATACATTTTATGGTCGGTTAAATAAAATCGGAAGAgacattatttaaatttttccctCAGTTTATGAAAGGAATTTAAAATTTGTCGAAATAGATAGACAAAATTACATACTTTTGgtatttgtgaaatttaataaaagcttGCAAGAAACTGTTTCGTTGATATCAAACAcgataactttttaaattaaaccgAAGCTATGGAAATTTTTCTCTCGCGTTAGTTCTACAttgaatattttcctttttccctttttttttttttttttactcacCATCGCGCCTTCGTTTAATAATTCCACGGCGCAAGATTTACCGATACCGGAAGCGGCGCCCGTCACCAGGGCAACTCGCCCTTTTACGTCCATCTTCTACAGGCCCTTGTCAATTATCCGTCTGTAAATGAAAAAACACGATACCTATATCGttcttgaataaaaataaacgttTCGTTCTTTCAGGAattatttgaaagatatttaCAATGTTGTTGTTGTTTAACGATAGCGAATACGAATTGACAGTAATAATTATcatgtaaaaaattgtataccgcTTTAttctacaaaatgtattttatcgAGAGAAGCTTCGATGCATTACCTAAACAAAAACGTTTACACGGATCAATAGTAATTCTTCTCAATCGATAGACATCAAACTTCTAACACGTAACATGTTGTTCGAAACATTCACAGCGAAATGTAAGGCAAATACGGCATATTTTCAGACAATGTGTTTTTTTCAGAACTTTTTACACATTCTTTATGCATAGCTATTATCTCtttagaatttataaaatttctatgaaatactAAAATTGTATGCATCGACATAACAGCAATAAACTTTACATAAAGGATTTTTATAAACTGTACaaatcgtttaaataaaaatgttacgtaTCATTGTGCATCAGCTATCGAAGAACGCTTTTAACTTTCTAAGAAATTTCACATTTTGCAAATCAGTTTCAAAGGAATGAATTTGAAAGGGTTGAAGTCAATCCGACGCGTCGGTTTCATCTTGAATCCGTTTTGAAAAGCGCGTGCAAACGACTTCTGGTCTGCCGCGACGTGTGATCGGCCACACGGGTGAAATCGAATTTTACCGTCTCGTTATAACCATTTCGTACTCGACTTCCCGACGATGGGGATGCTCGTTCGGAAATAAAGGCGCCTGACTCACTGAATCCGCTTCGAACGAGTCGTTTACCACACGCTCCGACTGCCAGACTCCCGCCATGCTATGTCTATCAACTATGAACTGAGAAATCCACGAGAAACTACATCGTTCAAAATGAACAGTCGTGTAATTTCAGTTTTTCCAGCAATTTTAAGTACTTCAAAAATGAATACATACAGcatttactattaatttatttattgttatttatttatttatttattactattaatttataattgattAATGGAGAAACTTGAAATctgaatttttcttaaatcggCTAACAATCGTAGCAGTGTAGGTGAAgactttgaaaatttgtatttggaTAGTTCAATTATCAAGGTAtcattttttaacttttatccTTACTTTGTTGCGCTACTTTTCCGCGATTcgaaaacgtataacgtatttttCATAACAATAAAGGGAAGGTACTATTTCATGGAAAATAGCAATAGACTGACTTGAACCATGATAATTTCTAGGGCTTTATATTTTGATAGTAAATGGATTTGATAATTTTGAATCGTTTTTAAATTGCTAATATTTTCGATTAGGAAATTTAACGGATGATATTTTTGGGGAATTGGAAAATACGACTTCGTATCTTGGATTCTTAAAACTTTTACTTATGTGGCAATTTCGAGTCTTGCAGGCAGATTTTAATAGgaaattgatataaaatctTTGAAACGTATTTGTAACGGTAGAAGTACAATTTGTGACAGATTTGAGAAATTAGCGAATATAAGTGAAATCtaaaaacttttaattaatattggATACTGACTGGAAATTTTCAAACATGCTAGctttataatttttagataaTTGTAACACACAATATAATAGTGTCTTTTATTTGCGATACACATGTATCTAATATTGCTTAAAAATGATTTACATGTCTATCTGAGCTTCGAATTGGAGATTTTACTGTGAGTTTACCAGGAAAACATATGGTAAATTAGGTAAAATGTTGGTAGTTTTAACGATTCTTTTAAGCACTTGGAATTTAGCATGGTTGAAATGTGATTATTCTACTGTTCCCCGTGAATCAtagattttatcttctttcagtAATCTACATAATGGGAATACATTCTGTTAACTATAGTTTTAGCCAGGCAAAGTCTTGTTATGGTCACGAAACACGAAAATTCGTCTTTTAGACATTGTAAAAACACACAAAAACGATGCAGCTCGTTCTCTATCACCTTCTGCAGGTTTAAAAAATTGCTGAAATGcaaaattgaattataaaaaagaaggGATTTGCGTTTATAAATAACTAAATAGAAAGAGACTTGAAATTTTCGTgcaatttcatatatatttataaacacgAATGAAGAAATGAATAATCGAAGAACCGAATTAGAAATCTGTCTCAAccataacataatacgataaGCGGCTGTATCGCttaagatattttatacatttcccTGTATGGAAAATCAGACTGTTTCAATGTTGGGAAAATATCACATATCAGATATAAACCAAActacaaattttccaaaattgtCCATTTCGTATCGAATCGAATTCGTAAAATCAATTGCGATAAGTAGACCAACAAACACAAATTTCGAAAAGAAGAATACGAATACCAACGATCTCGAGGAAAGATAAACAATCAAATACCTACATGCAATATGAAAGTCGACGAAACTTTCTCTGGCAAACCGCGATCCGGGATCGTGAAATAAAGAATTCACCGCATTCCCTCGAAACCTCCACCTGACTTTCTACCACGCGccgaataaaagaaagaacaaagggGGCAAGAAAACGTGTAACACAAAATAAACACGCAAAGCAGAAGATACCAGCAGCGAGTTATGAAAACAgaccgagagaaagagagagagagagagagaacgtgcAGCAAGAGGAATTTCACGCGGGCAAAGTAGAGGATTTCAAACGCGCCCCTATACTGTCTGATTCGAGCCTCTCGCGACAGTAAAACAGCATCACGCAGCTTCGTTTAATATTGCAGACGACGTGACACGAGGTACGAGGCAGCTCGTGTGTCTGGCAGCCGTAGATAAACCTACGAACACGTTCCGGCCAGAGAGCATCAAAAAGGGCCGATCTAAAAAATTCACGACGAGCTCGATCGCTCGATATCCGGCTGGAGAACCGCCGCCCGTCAGAGTTTACCACGCACCTCTTCTCCACTTTCACCTACGCTGCCTCCTCGAAAACACTCGACCACCATTAACCCTCCGCGTTCCTACCGTCTTTTCATCCATAGTGCATGCACATTATTGTCCGTAAGTACTTGCACGATTCCAAATCGTTGCAGATACATAGAAATGGTTCTGGAAGCTCGCGATACCGTTGAGGTCAGAGGGATCCTATGACACGAAATAATAAGACGAAGAGCAATATTGGAGGCTTCGTTCCCGAGGAAAttcaatttggaaatttatcggGCAGACGTGAATTTGTCTAATCTCGATCAGACAGCAATGGACGGGAGATTATTTTACGTGTGAAAACAAGTCGGAAACGTAGCGGACAGTTTTTTTCGTTCAAGGCTCTCTTTTCTGTGTTCAGATGTTACATATTTGTGGGAATGTTTTCGATAAAACGATCAGTGTCGAAATATCTTTTCAGTATTTCTtggtctttctttttttacgttCTTAGTCCGTGTTTCTTTCTCGGAGAAGACAAGCGGTCCTCTGGGGACAAAATTTCCCGTCTGTGCGAGAAAGAATGGCAAAGAATCCAGATCACGGGCATCGAGTGGTCCCGAGACAGTAGCCTCgaatattcttctattttttaaggATACTGTGACACTGAAACTTCTCTGTTGGCGAGGTGAAATAAGAGACGTCGATGGAGTTCGGTTTTATTGGACTTTCGCTCAGAATGCTTGATGCGAGAAAAGTTATAACCTTCTTCGATGCTTTTTCGGTGCTCTATAGATCGTTTGAGAAATTTGTTAGGCTTAGAATAGAAATAAAGATTGAAGAAAATGATCAGTCAAAGCATAACAAAATTATGGTATATCGTATACTTCTTTATTTAATAGTATTCATCCAGTACTAGTTATATCTAATTTTACTTGGTATTTGTTTTTAGTAAGAGAATCAAAAGAAAATGGATAATTTGAGAAAAACGCGTTTTAAGTCATTTTCGCGATATGTAATAAGAAATATGAAGGTACTTGTCCTACTATATTTTATGGCGTAACGATGATTTAACGTTTCAATGAACGAGGTACTAGAAAGATTAATCTTTGTATTCTAACAATATTAGGTAGCGAAGATaagataaaaggaaagaagaaagatctGTATCCGCAGAACAtagataatatttcaatttttagctAACAAGTTCACTTTAgcatttcaaattaaaatcgtaaatttattataaCTTGGGAATATTTTTCACGCTATCCAGAGGAAATAAAATCAACCAACGTGATACATCTTCGAAATAATGTTCATGTAACTCGTTATCCGTAAACACGTCGCGGGATAGCTCTTAAAACTTTCACTGGGAAGACATTTCCCTCAAATTTTTACTCGCCTTTCAGCACTAAGCGGATTTATCATCGCAGTCCCTACTTATCTATCCtcttcaatttttatacacGCTTATAATTCCGTACCTCCAACGATTCTTTTGGGAATTCTATGTTTTTAAATACTTCAAAACTTTTTACACGGTCTCTTTCCTTTCATACCTAATCGTCGTTCGTAAAATTTTGCGTCTCTCACGTTGTAAACTTCTCGTAGCTCGCTGAAATCCCGCAGAATCTTCATCCCCGGCGTCTCTCTCTATTTTCATAAAATGCCAAATGAAACCGCTACGATTCTACCTTCGAAATCTCAAAATCCCAAATCCATCGAATTCGAAGCGAAACCAAGAATCAGGACCAAGCACCTTTAAAGTGATTTCTTTAAATACCATCGCGATTCTACCCTGAAAATCGTGATCAACAAGCAAACCCTGTCTACGTTGCTTCGAAATCTACCTTGTATCCTTCGGTAAGACCCAACATTCTCGTAGAATCGAAAACGAAAAAACCACCACGATTCTACCCCCGAAATTAAAACCCGAAGTCCACCAGCCAGAATTCAAAGCGAAACAGATTCACCAAGAACCGTGTGACAAGCATTCTTCCTTCCAAATCCACCCCTTTTGAAACTTCTATCCCTCCCTTTTTATTTTCCCTCCGTAACGAGaagcgtaaaaaaaaaaactcccCCGTACTATCCACCCAGGTACCTTGCACTTGTGATGATCCTTCCTTCGACGAATCAGCCGTCCCGCAACAGGCAGACCGCGTCGAAAGCGAAACGACCGGTCGAACGACGGCGACGGGGTGCTTTTCGAGAGGTGTGTCTGTGTGTGTATGtttgtgtatgtgtatatatgtgtgcgTGGATGCGCGCGTGTCTCTCGCGAGTTGCTTTCCCCGACAAGGTGTGGTTGACGGCCGCGGACGCACTGGCTGCCTCTACTCCGTCGTCTTTCACTGCCTCCCCGTGAACGCACACACCCCACAGTGCCTCGATATTGATTGGCGGCGGTCGCATGCCACGTGACTTTTACGTGAGCCACCGCGCCACGACGACCGCGACGCATGTACGCACGCATGTGCGCCTTCCTCTGTCTAACTTTCGCTATGTACATGTGGATAGGTGGCTGTGAGCGTGAGATGGTTTCGCGGGTAACGGCGAGCGCGCCCTCGCCCTCGCAAGCCCTTAACCTTCGACCGTGGCTTTTTGTTTCGAGGCCACGATACCGTTTAGCTTTGGCCCGATACGCTTCTCCATCGGCAACGACCCCGCCCTGCCGCCAGACCTCATCGAGATTACGTACGGCGTGACACTATCTTTCGGATGCTGCTTCAGTTCGTTAGCCTGCGGTTTTGCATGCGATTTTAATTTTGTGCGTTGATTAAAACAGCAGCTGTGCGACGCGCCAGCGTTTTGCTTTTTTGGGCAGAAGGACAGAGTTTTCGGACTTTTCGCAGTTTGAGAGATCGACGTTTAGGCTTGGTGGAAGGAACAATTTGGTACGTTGCGGTTTTACTTAGTGTCGTCGAAGGGATTCGATGTTTTCTTGGCCACGTCGTTCGGATTTCTCAACGGGACAACGGGCACATGTTCTACTTTAAATTCGGACAGCGTAACACGATAACAGTTTTTGCTGAATCTAACAGCCAACTGGTATACGATGTTTTGAAGTAAGAAGGACCAAGCCGCGCGTTGTATCCCGTTTTGTATTCCTTCGCTACGCCTCTCGTTTCCTGTCCACCGTGTACCATGGCAAGGGGTTGATTAATCGTTCGCAGTTGTATTTACTGTTTTCGCGTGGGTCCGTTTGCGAGGAAAAATTCATTGTCCCTCGTAATCCTTCTTTTACGGTTTTCATACCTCCTTAATGGAAAaagtgaattatttttaattgtaacaCTTTTGAAATATACGAGCGAAAATGTTCTTCAACCTTTGTCACTAcgctgcgaatatttatgcacttATGGAAAATTTGTAAGCGTAAAAACGTACACAGCGTAAATAATAATAtgcgataatataaaataatatttctctatATAAATTCCATCGTTTTAGCCTTGTCCATAAAACTATGCACGAGAGGGAACCTCAACTCCAATGACCTTGACCTGCAAAATCCTGAGTAACACGCACTCTGTCCGAGGCCTGGGGTGATAGTGGATGAAAAGTTAGGTTAGGTTAAATCCTTCAGGATGTACGATCATGGAACCTAACCTGATCTAACCATATCTTACCAC
The Bombus terrestris chromosome 10, iyBomTerr1.2, whole genome shotgun sequence genome window above contains:
- the LOC100643775 gene encoding 15-hydroxyprostaglandin dehydrogenase [NAD(+)], which produces MDVKGRVALVTGAASGIGKSCAVELLNEGAMVSICDINSEEGEKLAETLSTEHGKDRVIFCQCDVTDYSQFEESFQTTFATFGHIDIVVNNAGIMNDRFWELEVDINVNGVIRGTLLAQRFMGTDRGGQGGIVVNIGSNVSINPYASVPIYSATKAAIVNFTRAFGHQYHVDLTGVKVMALCPSATDSKLLGDVSKQLLWARYVDAWLRDVASSVPQRSEHVAKALIQILNTGKSGSVWMVEKDQPAHEITFPKN